In a single window of the Acipenser ruthenus chromosome 20, fAciRut3.2 maternal haplotype, whole genome shotgun sequence genome:
- the LOC117425720 gene encoding chymotrypsin B-like, whose product MAFLQLLSLVALIGAVYGCGVSQIRPVISGYARIVNGEEAVPGSWPWQVSLQQTSGFHFCGGSLISDQWVVTAAHCSVSTGHRVVVGEHDRGSDSEAVQIMKVAAVITHPEWNPYTINNDISLVKLTAPVSFNARVAPVCLPSASDDFQGGSLCVTSGWGLTRYNALFTPNKLQQTALPLLTNTECSSYWGDKISDVMICAGAAGATSCMGDSGGPLVCEKDNVWTLVGIVSWGSSRCSTTTPAVYARVTAFRSWVDQIIAAN is encoded by the exons ATGGCGTTCCTCCAGCTTCTTTCATTGGTTGCCCTTATTGGCGCTGTTTACG GATGTGGTGTCTCACAAATCCGCCCTGTGATCAGCGGCTACGCCAGGATTGTGAACGGTGAGGAGGCCGTGCCTGGGTCCTGGCCCTGGCAGGTGTCTCTGCAG CAAACCTCCGGGTTTCATTTCTGCGGGGGCTCCCTGATCTCGGATCAATGGGTCGTCACTGCGGCTCACTGCAGCGTCAG CACCGGACACCGTGTCGTTGTTGGAGAACATGATAGAGGCAGCGATAGCGAAGCTGTCCAAATTATGAAAGTTGCAGCG GTTATCACCCACCCAGAATGGAACCCTTACACCATCAACAACGACATTTCCCTGGTGAAGCTCACAGCCCCGGTCTCGTTCAACGCCCGCGTCGCCCCGGTCTGCCTGCCTTCCGCCAGTGATGACTTCCAAGGGGGCTCCTTGTGCGTCACGTCCGGGTGGGGTCTGACCCGCTACAACG cCTTATTTACCCCCAACAAACTCCAGCAGACAGCTCTTCCGCTGCTGACCAACACAGAGTGCTCGTCTTACTGGGGCGACAAGATCTCCGACGTCATGATCTGCGCTGGAGCCGCTGGCGCCACCTCCTGCATG GGCGACTCCGGGGGTCCCCTGGTGTGTGAGAAGGATAACGTCTGGACCCTGGTGGGCATTGTGTCCTGGGGGAGTTCCCGATGCTCTACCACTACTCCCGCTGTCTACGCGCGCGTCACAGCCTTCCGCAGCTGGGTCGACCAGATCATCGCAGCCAACTAA